The sequence below is a genomic window from bacterium.
TTTAAAAGGTTTTTATATGTGTTCTGTTTTGTAAAATATTTTTTCTCTTCAGTTTTTTTAAATTTATTCAAAAGTTCTCCTTTCTTTAAATATAGTAATTATATAAGATATCTTTAAATTTACAATTATTCAAATATAATTTATACTTTTATATTTAAATGAGATTAAGCCTTTTGTGGAGGTAGGGGGAGAGAATAGGAGAGTGCTATCCGGACTTGAGTCGGAATCTCGTTTTTACTACCGCTCATAGGTAACAAATTGAGAGAGAACAAAAAAGGAAAATGGAATATTCAATAGAGGTTTGTAATCTTACAAAAAAATACCCCCTTGTTAAAAGGTACAGGGATATATTACGCCACCCTTTTAAACAGGAAAAAATGACTGCCCTTCAGGATGTCTCTTTTTCTGTAAATAAGGGAGAATTATTCGGCTTATTAGGTCCTAATGGAGCCGGTAAAACTACTCTTTTAAAAATTCTTGCTACTCTAATATTGCCTGATAAAGGCATAGTAAAAGTGAATGGTTTAGACGTAGAAAAGCAACCTTCACAAGTTAGGCGTTCAATAGGTTTTGTGGTGACAGAAGAACGTAGTTTCTACTGGCGGCTTACAGGTTGGCAAAACCTTGAATTTTTTGCTGTGTTAAATAACATTGGTAGAAAAGATATCCATAAACGGCTTGATAAGGTCTTAACTCTGGTTGGTTTAAGGGAAGATGCTCACCGTATGTTTAAAGATTATTCTTCTGGTATGAAACAAAGATTGTCTATTGCTCGTAGTTTGTTACCAGAACCAGATATACTTATAATGGACGAACCGACCCGAAGTTTAGACCCCACTGCAACAAAAAATTTAAGAGAGTTTATAAGGGAAGACCTTGTGTTATCTCAAGGTAAAACTGTGTGCCTCTCTACCCACAATCTATACGAGGCAGAAAATTTATGTAGCCGAATCTTAATACTCCATAAAGGTAGGTTGATTGCTTGCGATACACCCAATAATATTAAATCCTTGTTACCTCTTAATTCAGTTATAGAGATACATCTTTTACAAGGAATTAGCAACACAAAAAACATTATTGATAGTATCTGCACAAAAAAAAGGTATAAACAATCTAAGTTTAAAGAAGAGAAACAGAATATAATTGTCCAGTTAACAACAGAAGAAAATTCTACAGATATTTCTTCCATTGTAGAAGAGTTTTCAAGAGCAGGGTTTCAGGTAACTGCGTGTTTTCCTAAAGAACCAACTCTCGAAGAAGTTTTTGACCAAATAATTGGTAATTAAAATGATAAAAGCAATAGCATTCTTAAAACGAGATATACAAGAGACGTTGAGTTATAAACTAGTTTTTTTTGGACACCTTATAGGTATTGTTTTTCCATTATTTACTTTCTTCTTTGTATCAAAACTTATTGACGGTTCCAACATTCAATCTCTAACTCCTTATGGAAACGAGTATTTCCCATTTGTTCTTATTGGAATAGCATTTTCTTCATACATGATGCTTTCTCTCCATTTCTTTTCAGGTATTATAGTAGATGCTCAAAGAACAGGGACTCTTGAAGCACTATTCTGCACCCAAACAAGTTTGCCAACTATTCTTGTATCTGCCTCTATCTTTTATTTTCTTGAAGGTGCAATAAATGTAATCCTTTACCTTCTCATTGGAGTAATTTTTTTTGGTGTCAGATTTGTCAACCCCAACATTGTAGGTACCT
It includes:
- a CDS encoding ABC transporter ATP-binding protein, which encodes MEYSIEVCNLTKKYPLVKRYRDILRHPFKQEKMTALQDVSFSVNKGELFGLLGPNGAGKTTLLKILATLILPDKGIVKVNGLDVEKQPSQVRRSIGFVVTEERSFYWRLTGWQNLEFFAVLNNIGRKDIHKRLDKVLTLVGLREDAHRMFKDYSSGMKQRLSIARSLLPEPDILIMDEPTRSLDPTATKNLREFIREDLVLSQGKTVCLSTHNLYEAENLCSRILILHKGRLIACDTPNNIKSLLPLNSVIEIHLLQGISNTKNIIDSICTKKRYKQSKFKEEKQNIIVQLTTEENSTDISSIVEEFSRAGFQVTACFPKEPTLEEVFDQIIGN
- a CDS encoding ABC transporter permease, which translates into the protein MIKAIAFLKRDIQETLSYKLVFFGHLIGIVFPLFTFFFVSKLIDGSNIQSLTPYGNEYFPFVLIGIAFSSYMMLSLHFFSGIIVDAQRTGTLEALFCTQTSLPTILVSASIFYFLEGAINVILYLLIGVIFFGVRFVNPNIVGTLLISILTITCFLSVGIISASFVLVFKKGDPIMWLFSSISGLLGGVMYPVSIMPVWLQKISKFVPLTHSLEGIRKSLLTGASILELITEIKVLVILSIILLPLSFFFFSKAVIKAKKDGTLTHF